TGGCGACCTACGAAATGATCTACACGCCGGAACCGCACCCCCCGGTGATCGAGAGCGCCGTCCGCATCGCCCGCAAGTTCGGCGGCGAGGACTCGGGCCGCTTCGTGAACGGGGTGCTGGGGGGACTGAGCCGCAGCCTCAAGACCGCCCCGCGCGCCCCCCGGGACGCCGAAGCCGAGGACGGGACCGGGGAGTGACCGCCCGCCTGCTCCCCGGTGCCCCCGCCGCGGAGGCCCTGCTGGCCGACGCTTCCGCCCGCGCCGCCCGGCTCCCCGCCCCCCCGCATCTGGTCATGGTGCGGCTGGGCGACGACCCCGCCAGCGTGAGCTACGTGCGCGGCAAGGACCGCAAGGCGCGCGAGGTGGGTCTGACCAGCACCGTGTACGCGCTGCCGGAGACGACCCCCCAGGCCGAACTCCTCGACCTGATCGCCCGGCTGAATGCCGACGACAGCGTGAACGGCATTCTGGTCCAGCTCCCGCTGCCCGCGCATGTCAGCGAGCAGGCGGTGCTGCACGCCATCGACCCGCGCAAGGACGTGGACGGCTTTCACCCGCTCAACGTGGGGGAACTGTGGGCCGGGCGTCCGGCGCTGCGGCCCTGCACACCCGCCGGAATCCTGTACCTGCTGGACCACTACGGCATCCCTGTGGCGGGTCAGCGGGCCGTGGTGGTGGGCCGCAGCCACATCGTCGGGCGGCCCCTGGCGGGACTCCTCCTCAATCGCGACGCCACCGTGACCGTCACCCACAGCCGGACGATTGATCTGGGGGCCGTGACGCGGGAGGCCGACCTGCTCTGCGTCGCGGTCGGGCAGCCGCACCTGATCACGCCCGAGATGGTCAGGCCGGGCGCGACCGTGATTGACGTGGGCATCAACCGCGTGCCTGGCGAGAACGGCGGCAAGGCGCACCTGACCGGCGACGTTGACCCGGAAGTGGCGCGGGTGGCGGGGGCGATCACGCCCGTTCCCGGTGGGGTCGGTCCCATGACCATCGCGCAGCTTCTTGCCAACACCGTTGCCGCCGCAGAGATGCAGGCGCGCTAGACTTCGCCGCAGCGTGACTCCCCCTCTCGACGACCTTTTCGGGAACCGCTGGCTGTGGACGGCCATCCTTGCCTCGACCGCCGCGCAGGTGCTCAAGGTGCTGCTGATCCTGCTGTTCGAGGGCCGCTGGCGCCCCGCCGCCTTTATGGAAACGGGCGGGATGCCCAGCAGCCACTCCGCGATGGTCGCCGCCCTCACGACCGGCGTGGCGCTCACGCAGGGCCTGGGCAGCCCCCTCTTTGCCGCCAGCGCCGTCTTCGCCCTGATCGTGATGTACGACGCGACCGGCGTGCGCCACGCCAGCGGCATGCAGGCCCGCCTCCTCAACGAACTGGTGGACGAACTGCGCGCCGTCGTCCGCGAGGGCTTCGCGCCCCAGCCCCTCCGGGTGCTGCTGGGCCACACCTACCTGGAGGTGCTGGTGGGCACCCTGCTGGGCATCGGGATGGCGTTCGTGGCCTTCCGGGTGCTGTGAGGGCGCCGTTCTGCGGATGCTGCTCTCCGGGGACCGCTCAGGCAGAATGTGAGCCATGACCGCTGTCACGGCCGACGAACTTCGCGTCATCATCGGTGCGGGAGAGCAGAGGTGGGCGGGCTGGATTCCCACCCAGCGTGAGGACCTGGACCTGCTCGACCGGGAAAGCTGGGTCGCCTGGTTTGGTGGGCGTCAGGCAGATGCGCTGCTGTGCGAACACGTCTGGGAACACCTGACCGAGGAACAGGGCCGTGCCGCCGCCCGGCTGTGCTTCGAGTTTCTGAAGCCGGGCGGCTTTCTTCGCTGCGCGGTCCCCGATGCGAACTTTCCAGATGCGGACTATCAGCGAACGGTTCAGGTGGGCGGCCCCGGTCCCGCCGATCACCCGGCCGCCGACCATCAGATCGTGTACGACTCCCGCCGCTTCACGGGCGTGTTCAGGAGCGCGGGCTTCGAGGTCGATCTGCTCGAATACTGCGACGAGGCCGGACGTTTCCACTACCACCAGTGGGACGTGACCACCGGACCCATCTACCGCTCCCTCCTCCTCGACCACCGCAACCGGGAGGGGCGCCTGGGCTTCGTTTCCCTCATCCTCGACGCCAGAAAGCCTCTGCGCTGAGAGGCGAGAGCAGGCCTACGCCACCCCCCGCACCGCCCCGTCCAGCAGCACCGCCAGCCGCCCCCGCGTGAAGGGCCGCTTGCCTTCGAGCAGGCCGCGTTCGCCCGCGTGCAGGTGCCAGTGCTTGCTCCCGCCCATCAGGCGCAGGGAGACGCCCTTCAGGTCCACGTGCCGGGGGCTGACGGCGGCCAGCAGCAGGGACTGTCCGCCTGCGGTCAGCGCCACGCTCATCACGGTGGTGGGCAGGTCGTAGGGGCGTTCCATGCGGTAGATGTAATCGGGGAAGTCCGCGACCTTCTCGAACCCCAGGCCGCGCGCGGCAGCCTCGGCCTCCAGCCAGCCGAGCAGTTCGACCCACTGTGCGTACAGCAGTCCATCCTTTGCGTGTGCCATGTGGCCCTGAGTGTAGACCAAGGCGCCAGCTTGCGGGCGAGGGAGCCGGGCCAAGAATCCCGGGCCGATGGCGAGCCGCACGGAAGGGCGGACTGCCGTAGGATGGCGCATGCGCCCGCTGATCAGCCTGTTGCTCCTGGCCGCCATCGCTGCTCCCGCCCACGCCGCCGTGAGTACCGCGGCGGGAAAGGCCATCTACACCGCCAACTGTGCGGGGTGTCATGGTGCAAAAGCGCAGGGCGGCGCCGGTCCCAGCCTGCACGGGGCTGCGGGTTGGTCCTACGCCCTCTTCCGCCGCGCGATGCTTCAGGACAAGGACGATCACGGCGCCCCCCTGAAACCGCCCATGCCCAACTGGGGCAAGATCGGCTTCAAGGGCGATCACGGCAAGCCCCCGACCGACACCGAAATCAAAAACCTCCAGGCCTACCTCAAGACCCTGAAGTGAAGGGCGCCTCCGGCTCAGGGAGGCTGCCGGAGCGCCCTCAGCCCTGAAGGAGCAGACCGCCTCCGGCTGCGCCCAGCGTGACCTCGCCGCCCGGATACCCCCGACCCCCCCGCTGGGGGCATTCTCAGTAAGGCGTTCGTCAGAGCCGGGACGGGAACATCTTCGCCATGCGCCGTCCCATGCACCGCACTGCACTCCTGCCGCTCGCCCTCGCTCCGGCCCTCCTGCTCGGGACGGTCCAGGCCTCGTCCTTTACCGTGGGGCTGGCCTTCGATCTGGGGGGGCGCAATGACCAGGGCTTCAACCAGGCGGCCTTCGAGGGGGCCAAACGCGCCATTGCGGCGACCGGGGGAGAGGTCCAGATCTTTGAACCCCAGACGCTCGAAGAGGTGGGCCGCGGCATTCCCCGGCTGACGGCGCTGGGGGCGAAAGTCGTGATCGGGGTGGGCGCCTCGAACAATGCGGCCATCACCGAGGCCGCCGCGAAAAATCCCGACGCGCGCTTTGTGACGGTCGGGTATCTGCCCAAGGGGCCGAATACGGTGGGCCTGCGTTTCCGCGAACAGGAGGGCGCCTTCCTCGCCGGGTACCTGGCGGGGAAGCAGAGCGCCACCGGGCGGGTCGGCTTTATCGGTGCCGCGCCGGTGGAGTCACTCGCCCGCTCGCGGGTGGGCTTCGAGACGGGCGTCAAGTTCGCCTGCCCTGCCTGCCAGATCAAGAGTGTGTACGTCAGCACCACCAATCAGGGCTTCAATAATCCTGCGGTGGCCAGGCAGCTTGCCGCCAAGCTCCTGGCGGACGGCGCCGATATCATCTACTCCGCAGCCGGTGCAAGCACCCTGGGCGTGATCGAGCAGATCAAGGCGCAACCCTGCCTGAAGGCGGCGAACCTCCCGGCCGGGGTGAAGTTCGGCGGCGACAACTTCAAAAACGTGCCCCGGAGTGCGGCCGAGCAGGACGCCTGCGCGGGGGACAGCCGCCCCACCTTCTTCATCGGGGTGGACACCAATAAGAACGCTCTGGGCGACTTCGACAGGAACCCGGCCACACTGAATCACGGCCTGACCAGCATGGTCACGCGGATCGACAACGCCGTGTACACGGTGATCAAGGACGTGGCCGAGGGCCGTCCCTGGCGTTCCGGTGACCGCTCCTTCGGCCTCAGCAACGGCGGCATCGCCCTGGCTCTGGACCAGTACAACAAGGCCCTGATTCCCGCCCCCCTCCAGGCCAACCTGAAGAAGATCGAGGAACTGATCGTGAACGGTACGGTGAAGGTTCCCGCGAATTAACCCAGGCCCTCCCGTGACGCCCCACCCGGAACGTCCCGCCTCCCCCCGCGTAGACTGACCGCATATGAGGACGCCGCGCCGTCAGACCGTGACCACCTGGGTAGGCCATGTCCCTGTGGGCAGCTCACATCCCATCGTCGTGCAGTCCATGACGAACACCGACACCGCCGATGCCGAGGCAACCGCCATTCAGGTCGCGCAGCTCGCGCGGGCCGGGTCGGAGATCGTGCGCGTGACCGTCAACACGCGGGAAGCCGCCGCCACCCTCCCCGAGATCGTGGCCCGCCTGCACGACATCGGTGTCGACGTGCCCATCGTCGGGGACTTTCATTACAACGGGCACATCCTGCTGCGCGAGTATCCCGAAACGGCGCGGCTGCTCGCCAAGTACCGCATCAACCCCGGCAACGTCGGGGCCGGGCAGCACCACGACGCCAACTTCGCCACGATGATCGAAGTCGCCCGGGAGTTCGGCAAACCCGTCCGGATCGGCGTGAACTGGGGTTCCCTGGATCAGCAGGTCCTCGCCCGCCTGATGGACGAGAACGCCCGCTCCCCTCACCCCAAGTCCGTCACCGACGTGATGATCGACGCGATGGTGGTGTCCGCCCTCGACTCCGCCCGCTACGCCGAGGCGCTGGGCCTCCCGCACGACAAGATCATCATCTCGGTCAAGGTCAGCTCCGCCCCCGAACTGTGGCAGGTCTACCGCCAGCTTGCGCCGCTGTGCGACTATCCCCTCCACCTCGGCCTGACCGAAGCGGGCATGGGCATGAAGGGCATGGTGGCCTCCAGCGTGGCCCTCGCGCCCCTGCTGACCGAGGGGATCGGGGATACCATCCGCGTCTCGCTCACGCCCGAACCCGGCGCCTCCCGCAAACTGGAAGTGGAGGTCGCGCAGCAGATTCTCCAGAGCCTCGGGTTGAGACAGTTTCTCCCGCAGGTCACCTCCTGCCCCGGCTGCGGGCGCACCACCTCCACCTTCTTTCAGCACCTCGCCCAGCAGATTCAGGACTACATCCGGGATGCGATGCCCGACTGGAAGGCGAAATACCCCGGTGTGGAGGATATGCAGGTCGCCGTGATGGGCTGCATCGTGAATGGCCCCGGCGAGAGCAAGCACGCCAATATCGGCATCTCGCTGCCCGGCACCGGCGAGGACCCCCGCGCCCCGGTCTATCAGGACGGCAAACTGCTCACCACCCTGCGCGGCCCCCGCATCGCGCAGGACTTTCAGGAACTGCTCGAAAAGTACGTGGAGGAGCGGTACGGGCGAATCGTCACAGGCTGACCTCCTTGTCATCGGTCATCGAGCGACTGGTGTACGCCCGCTGGGGCGGCCAGCCTGCCGAATTGGCCGAGGTGGACCGTACTCTGAACCGCGTTGCCCGGCGGCAGGGCTGGACGTTCGCCAAAGTTCCTGGCCTGGACTCCTGCGCCAGCTACCGCGCCCACGAATGGCAGGGCCGCTATGGAGAAGTTATCGGCTGGACGCTGCTGACACTCACCATTGCCGCCGTATCCAGCCAGCGCCCGGTCTGGGGCCTGCCGCCTGAGTTTCACCTCATCTCCAGCGGACCGCTTCACGACGCCCTCAGCGCCGACGGCTCGCTGGTGCTGCCCGACGCGGACTGGCTGCTTGCTCCGTTATCCGACAGCGACAGGGCCGCCCTCCGCGCTTCCGGGGCAGGCAACGGCTGGGAAGCCTATAACCTCAATTCTTGGAAGCCCTCCATCCGCGCGGAGGCACTGTTTACGCACTGGGACTGAGGTTGCGGGGGTTTTCTCGGCACTTCAAACCCTTTACCCTAAAGGCATGAACATCTGGGGCATCGGCAGCTTCGAGAATGAGGTCGGTGTGGCGTTTGCGCAGGAGGTCGTCGAGGACGGCGCCTTTGCCCTGGCCGAGGCGTTCGACGTGGCCCTCGATCCCGACAACGACTTTCTTGACGCCGAGGAGGGCCACCGCACCCTGGCCGCCGCCGAGATTCTGGTCGCGGCCCTGACCGGGGATACGTCCCACATCACGGACGCGCCGCTCCGCGCCTGGGTCGCCAGCGCGAACCTGACCGAGCTGGGACCGCTGCGCGAAGTGGCCCGTGAAGCCCTCGGCCGCGTTTGCGGCTCCGACAGCGCCCTTCCCGACCTCTGGGCCGACAGCGGGGACACCGACGAGTGGCGGGCGGACGTGAAGCGGCTGCGGGCCGCGCTGGCGTAGGGGATGGACAGCTTCCGGGCCGCGGCGAAAGGGCGGCCCTCGCGGGCGGACAGCCTTCCGCCTCAGGGGTCATGACCAAACGCATCGACGACCTGATTCAAAGCCTCCTGGGTGGGGCCGATCACCCGCTCGCTCCGTTCCTGCGCTCGCAGTGTCAAGAGTCGCGCCTGTTTCTCACCTTTGCCGAGACGTACGCGACCAAGATTCACAAGAAAGCACGTCTGGCGCCCCTTGCTGACGAGCTGGCCGACCTGTTCGCCGAATTGGCGGTGGCCGCCTTCCTGGTGCGTGACCGGCGCTCCACGGTGCGCTATGAACCCTACCGTGCGACCGGGCAACGCGGCCCGGATTTTCAGGTGGTCTTCAAGAGCCATTCGCCCTTGCACGTCGAAGTCACCCGGCTCCGTCTCCTGGCCGACGACGATCCGCCCCGAGCGGCGTTCAAATTCGCACGTGTGGTGTGTGACAAGATCGGTCAGTTCCCACCCGGCGCGATGAATTTGCTCGCGGTCGTCGTCCCGCCGGGCGCAGAAAGTGATGCTCTCGCCCCGGCCGCCCTCCGGTTGCTGGACCGTGAGCCTCGGCGTGAAGAGAGCCTGCCATCTCCTGAATTGCCCCTGGAAGGCGTGCGGGCCTATCGTCGCCAACGCCAGCGCCTCAGCGCCGTCGCGCTCTGTTCGTTTGGCCCCGACGGGCGGCCGCTGCGGGTCAAGCTCTGGCTCAACCCTCAGGCAAAACACCCTTTGCCTCCCGATGTCATCAAGTATCTCGCTGACACGGCGCATTAGGGCAGCGCGACGCCCCCTTCTTCGAGTGGTGACCCTGACCCTCACCCCTCCAGCCGCACCTCGGCCACCTTCGAGAGCATCCGGAAGGACTGGAAGAGATGCAGGGCGTCGGGGCTGGTGTAGGCGACCGTGACGCCATCCACGCGCTCCACGCCGGGCACCCGCCCTGCCTGGTCGGCGCGGGCCTGATGGTTGAAGCTGAGTTCCACGCGGGCGGGCCAGAGGGTCTTGTATGGTTTGGCGTCCTGCGCCGCGCGCACGGCTTTTTCCGCTCCCTCGCGGATGAGGCGCTGCGCCTCGCGCGGGTGCAGATGCAGTGCGGCAAAGCTGCTGAGGCCCTCCTTGACGGCCACGCAGACCACCTGCTCCCCCAGTTCATCCTGAATCTCGGCCATCGCCACGTCATCCCCGGCGGCGAAGACGACCGGCACGCCGTAATGCCCGGCGACCAGCGCGTTCAGGCCGTACTCGCCCGTATCGCGCCCGTTTACGCGGACATTGCGGATAAAGCCGTTCCAGGTGTGGGCCAGTGGCCCGCGCACGCTCCCCGCCCGGGCGTGGTAGCCCACGAACAGCAGCGCCCCCACGCCTTCCTCCTGCACGCCCTGCACCATGCTGAGCGGCTTGTCGTTGCCGCTGGTGAAGCGGACGCCCTCCGGCAGCAGTTCGGGCAGCAGGTTCCGCATGGTGTCGTGCGAGTCGTTCACCAGCACGGCCGTCGCACCGCCCGCGAAGGCACCCTCGGCGGCGGCGGCAGCCTCCAGCGTCATCCGCTCGCGGGCCGCCTGGTACTCCGCGGCATTCACCAGACCTCCGAACTCGGGTGGGCTGACCTGTACCCAGCTCGCCACGCCGCACACGCCCTCCATATCCACACTGATGACGACTTTCATGGAGGGCAGCCTACCGTGCCAGGGCAACCGCAACGTCCGGTTTTTGGAGGCACTCGCCCCGGTCAACCCCTCAGTCGGCTTCGCTGAGAGGGGAGCCAGGGACGCCATTGGCCCTTCAGGAAACCCATGCTGTGGCCTCCCCTTGAGGGGAGGTGGCCCGAGGGGCCCGAGGGGGCAAACGAGGCTGGGCGAACCTTGCGAATTTGCGGTGGCCCTCCCGACCGTGCCGCGCGGCAGGCGCCGGAGTGAAGGGCCGTGCTAGCCTTATCCGTTATGAGCCGTGTCGCCCTGAAATCCGCCCGCGAGATTGAAGCCATGCGCCGTGCGGGGGCGCTCGTCGCGGAAACCTTCCGCGTTCTCGACCCTTTCGTGAAGCCGGGCGTGACCCTGGCCGAACTCGACCGCATCGCGGAGGAGCACATCCGCAAGCACGGCGCCACGCCCGCCTACCTGGGCTACGGTCCCAGGAACAATCCCTTCCCCGCCACCATCTGCGCCAGCGTGAACGAGGTGATCTGTCACGGTATCCCCGGTCCCCGCGAACTGAAGGAGGGGGACATCATCGGGGTGGATATCGGCGTATTGCTTGACGGCGTGTACGGCGACGCCTGCTACACCTACACGGTCGGCCGGGTCAGCCCCGAGGTGCAGGGTCTGGTGGACACCACCCGTCAATCCCTCGCGGCGGGGCTGGAGGTCGTGAAGCCCGGCAACCGTACCGGCGACATCGGCCACGCCATCCAGTCGCTCGCGGAGGGGCGCGGCTACGGCGTGGTCCGCGAGTACACCGGCCACGGCATCGGCAAGCGGCTGCACGAGGAACCCACCATCTACCACTGGGGCGCCCGCTATACCGGCCTCAAGCTCCAGCCCGGCATGGTCTTCACCGTCGAACCGATGATCAACCTTGGCACGCCCGACACCCGCCTGCTGGGTGACGGCTGGACGGTCATCACCGCCGACAAGAAGCCCAGCGCGCAGTTCGAGCACACGGTGGTCGTTACGCCGAAGGGACATGAGATTCTGACGCTGTGACCGCTCCCCCCCCTCCCAAACCGCCGCACGCCCCGAAGTTCCCCCGCGGCGGCCTGCGCTCCCTGTCCCCGGAAGGGCTGGAGGACGAGAGCGTTTATCGGGGAACAGTCCTGGAGGGGCTGGACCTGAGCGGGCGGGCCCTCCATGCCGTCACCTTCGAGGGCACGGTCTTTCGGGGGGTGAACTTCACGGGCGCGGCATGGACCCACGTCCGGTTCGTGGACGTGCGGTTCGAGCATTGCGACCTCTCCGGGGCCAGGTGGACGGCCCTCAGCCTGCTCCGGGTGCAGTTCACCGACTGCCGTCTGCTGGGGCTTCAGGTGCCGGAGGCGCTCTGGCAGCATGTCCGCCTGACGCGCGTGCAGGCGCAACTGGCCCTCTGCTGGAAGATGGAAGCCAAAGCCCTCTGGCTGGAAGACAGCGATCTTTCCGAAGCGACCTTTATGGAGGCCAACCTTCCCGGTGCCGTCTTCCGGGGCTGTACCCTGCGTCAGACCGACTTCCGGGGAGCGAAAATGCCCGGCGCCGACCTGCGCACCTCGAACCTGTCGGGGATTCGTGTGGGCATCCCCGAACTCCAGGAGGTCACGGTGGAGGCCACGCAACTCCTCGACCTCGCCCACCTGCTGGGGGTGCGGGTTCCCTCAGGTTGAGTGCCGACCAGAAGGCCGGTGATTGATTTAAAGCCAGGCTG
The window above is part of the Deinococcus metallilatus genome. Proteins encoded here:
- the map gene encoding type I methionyl aminopeptidase — its product is MSRVALKSAREIEAMRRAGALVAETFRVLDPFVKPGVTLAELDRIAEEHIRKHGATPAYLGYGPRNNPFPATICASVNEVICHGIPGPRELKEGDIIGVDIGVLLDGVYGDACYTYTVGRVSPEVQGLVDTTRQSLAAGLEVVKPGNRTGDIGHAIQSLAEGRGYGVVREYTGHGIGKRLHEEPTIYHWGARYTGLKLQPGMVFTVEPMINLGTPDTRLLGDGWTVITADKKPSAQFEHTVVVTPKGHEILTL
- a CDS encoding NADH-quinone oxidoreductase subunit 15 produces the protein MAHAKDGLLYAQWVELLGWLEAEAAARGLGFEKVADFPDYIYRMERPYDLPTTVMSVALTAGGQSLLLAAVSPRHVDLKGVSLRLMGGSKHWHLHAGERGLLEGKRPFTRGRLAVLLDGAVRGVA
- a CDS encoding divergent PAP2 family protein, whose translation is MTPPLDDLFGNRWLWTAILASTAAQVLKVLLILLFEGRWRPAAFMETGGMPSSHSAMVAALTTGVALTQGLGSPLFAASAVFALIVMYDATGVRHASGMQARLLNELVDELRAVVREGFAPQPLRVLLGHTYLEVLVGTLLGIGMAFVAFRVL
- a CDS encoding pentapeptide repeat-containing protein encodes the protein MTAPPPPKPPHAPKFPRGGLRSLSPEGLEDESVYRGTVLEGLDLSGRALHAVTFEGTVFRGVNFTGAAWTHVRFVDVRFEHCDLSGARWTALSLLRVQFTDCRLLGLQVPEALWQHVRLTRVQAQLALCWKMEAKALWLEDSDLSEATFMEANLPGAVFRGCTLRQTDFRGAKMPGADLRTSNLSGIRVGIPELQEVTVEATQLLDLAHLLGVRVPSG
- the ispG gene encoding flavodoxin-dependent (E)-4-hydroxy-3-methylbut-2-enyl-diphosphate synthase translates to MRTPRRQTVTTWVGHVPVGSSHPIVVQSMTNTDTADAEATAIQVAQLARAGSEIVRVTVNTREAAATLPEIVARLHDIGVDVPIVGDFHYNGHILLREYPETARLLAKYRINPGNVGAGQHHDANFATMIEVAREFGKPVRIGVNWGSLDQQVLARLMDENARSPHPKSVTDVMIDAMVVSALDSARYAEALGLPHDKIIISVKVSSAPELWQVYRQLAPLCDYPLHLGLTEAGMGMKGMVASSVALAPLLTEGIGDTIRVSLTPEPGASRKLEVEVAQQILQSLGLRQFLPQVTSCPGCGRTTSTFFQHLAQQIQDYIRDAMPDWKAKYPGVEDMQVAVMGCIVNGPGESKHANIGISLPGTGEDPRAPVYQDGKLLTTLRGPRIAQDFQELLEKYVEERYGRIVTG
- a CDS encoding DUF4259 domain-containing protein, whose protein sequence is MNIWGIGSFENEVGVAFAQEVVEDGAFALAEAFDVALDPDNDFLDAEEGHRTLAAAEILVAALTGDTSHITDAPLRAWVASANLTELGPLREVAREALGRVCGSDSALPDLWADSGDTDEWRADVKRLRAALA
- a CDS encoding class I SAM-dependent methyltransferase; amino-acid sequence: MTAVTADELRVIIGAGEQRWAGWIPTQREDLDLLDRESWVAWFGGRQADALLCEHVWEHLTEEQGRAAARLCFEFLKPGGFLRCAVPDANFPDADYQRTVQVGGPGPADHPAADHQIVYDSRRFTGVFRSAGFEVDLLEYCDEAGRFHYHQWDVTTGPIYRSLLLDHRNREGRLGFVSLILDARKPLR
- a CDS encoding bifunctional 5,10-methylenetetrahydrofolate dehydrogenase/5,10-methenyltetrahydrofolate cyclohydrolase, whose translation is MTARLLPGAPAAEALLADASARAARLPAPPHLVMVRLGDDPASVSYVRGKDRKAREVGLTSTVYALPETTPQAELLDLIARLNADDSVNGILVQLPLPAHVSEQAVLHAIDPRKDVDGFHPLNVGELWAGRPALRPCTPAGILYLLDHYGIPVAGQRAVVVGRSHIVGRPLAGLLLNRDATVTVTHSRTIDLGAVTREADLLCVAVGQPHLITPEMVRPGATVIDVGINRVPGENGGKAHLTGDVDPEVARVAGAITPVPGGVGPMTIAQLLANTVAAAEMQAR
- a CDS encoding c-type cytochrome; amino-acid sequence: MRPLISLLLLAAIAAPAHAAVSTAAGKAIYTANCAGCHGAKAQGGAGPSLHGAAGWSYALFRRAMLQDKDDHGAPLKPPMPNWGKIGFKGDHGKPPTDTEIKNLQAYLKTLK
- a CDS encoding M55 family metallopeptidase codes for the protein MKVVISVDMEGVCGVASWVQVSPPEFGGLVNAAEYQAARERMTLEAAAAAEGAFAGGATAVLVNDSHDTMRNLLPELLPEGVRFTSGNDKPLSMVQGVQEEGVGALLFVGYHARAGSVRGPLAHTWNGFIRNVRVNGRDTGEYGLNALVAGHYGVPVVFAAGDDVAMAEIQDELGEQVVCVAVKEGLSSFAALHLHPREAQRLIREGAEKAVRAAQDAKPYKTLWPARVELSFNHQARADQAGRVPGVERVDGVTVAYTSPDALHLFQSFRMLSKVAEVRLEG
- a CDS encoding BMP family lipoprotein, with protein sequence MRRPMHRTALLPLALAPALLLGTVQASSFTVGLAFDLGGRNDQGFNQAAFEGAKRAIAATGGEVQIFEPQTLEEVGRGIPRLTALGAKVVIGVGASNNAAITEAAAKNPDARFVTVGYLPKGPNTVGLRFREQEGAFLAGYLAGKQSATGRVGFIGAAPVESLARSRVGFETGVKFACPACQIKSVYVSTTNQGFNNPAVARQLAAKLLADGADIIYSAAGASTLGVIEQIKAQPCLKAANLPAGVKFGGDNFKNVPRSAAEQDACAGDSRPTFFIGVDTNKNALGDFDRNPATLNHGLTSMVTRIDNAVYTVIKDVAEGRPWRSGDRSFGLSNGGIALALDQYNKALIPAPLQANLKKIEELIVNGTVKVPAN